Proteins found in one Janthinobacterium lividum genomic segment:
- a CDS encoding phospholipase D family protein — MKETSLGWPYVSFLEGLHPTQEQKVEVALLASYSADIGSIGAALLALAGNDNDGGSGNAAEFADAVELLRGKVRIVIQRGRLAKSKKTPKIASILDQFVREVARDEAFGSWHPKVALIRYRNSDATLSWRLWLGSRNLTEGENLELGLLLVSHEQSGTAIDGVHQLAIAIAEQAGLPKIAPLRLADEVSKVKWKSPLGIKVNRIHWMDGLGNAQLTKPESGTNHLVIVSPFVDKTFLDSQRLENAENRCRVLVTTMQEIERLGPSLSGFNELRVLAAPEYPVSDAELDDDPEDATRPGEEEHVHFGLHAKLILAQNNTENRMWIGSANATSRAWAGRNVEVVAELAVSDDIARGMTTLMQISSLVELPKSVGIPDPTMLEKEKLEQARTQVAAKWAATLSIQADFLTLTHSDHNHPGPHPTESDIHLQVATLAGPLFTWSRGDKFINLGPAIKDELTEFVRLRVSRGDLGITWIQRAPAIPPFELERDRQALARFLGMRGFLLWLMALLDNHDGDEADWKKGEGSGSVKGEPNEAIHFPALEEILAAWTKDPKKFAEIDRRVKSFLPAILAQSDQTNVTLIDELKRFSKLWKMIQEGLG, encoded by the coding sequence ATGAAAGAAACTTCGTTAGGGTGGCCTTACGTATCGTTCCTCGAAGGCTTGCATCCGACTCAGGAGCAAAAAGTAGAAGTAGCGCTCTTGGCCTCTTACTCCGCTGACATTGGCTCGATCGGTGCAGCGCTACTTGCGCTGGCAGGTAATGACAACGATGGGGGTAGTGGTAATGCGGCAGAATTCGCAGACGCAGTTGAACTATTAAGAGGAAAAGTCAGGATAGTGATCCAACGCGGTCGCTTGGCGAAATCTAAAAAAACACCAAAGATTGCCAGCATTCTGGACCAATTCGTTAGGGAGGTAGCCCGTGATGAAGCATTTGGGAGCTGGCATCCCAAAGTCGCGCTGATTCGTTATCGTAATTCCGATGCGACCCTAAGTTGGCGACTCTGGCTAGGCAGCCGTAATCTTACGGAGGGCGAAAATCTCGAACTCGGATTGCTGCTGGTGTCTCACGAACAATCTGGCACCGCTATAGATGGAGTGCATCAGCTAGCCATTGCTATTGCTGAGCAGGCAGGCCTGCCGAAGATAGCTCCTCTTCGACTGGCCGACGAGGTTAGTAAAGTCAAGTGGAAGTCTCCCTTAGGTATAAAGGTTAACCGCATCCATTGGATGGACGGACTTGGTAATGCCCAGTTAACAAAACCAGAAAGTGGCACAAATCATCTTGTGATTGTGAGTCCCTTTGTTGACAAGACTTTTCTCGACAGCCAGCGTTTAGAAAACGCAGAAAATCGATGCCGTGTTCTTGTTACGACAATGCAAGAGATCGAGCGTCTCGGTCCTTCACTTTCTGGCTTCAATGAGCTACGAGTACTTGCAGCCCCTGAATATCCTGTTTCAGACGCAGAACTGGACGACGACCCAGAGGACGCAACGCGCCCAGGAGAGGAAGAGCATGTTCATTTCGGATTGCACGCGAAACTGATTCTCGCCCAAAACAACACAGAGAATCGTATGTGGATCGGTAGCGCAAACGCTACATCGAGGGCCTGGGCAGGTCGCAACGTCGAAGTTGTGGCAGAGCTAGCTGTCAGCGACGATATCGCGCGTGGCATGACGACGTTGATGCAAATTTCCAGCTTGGTCGAGTTGCCAAAATCTGTAGGAATACCAGATCCGACAATGCTCGAGAAGGAAAAACTCGAACAGGCGAGAACACAGGTTGCGGCGAAGTGGGCGGCGACGCTCAGCATTCAGGCCGACTTCCTTACCCTTACCCATTCTGATCACAATCATCCCGGACCGCATCCAACTGAGTCGGACATACATTTGCAAGTCGCGACACTCGCCGGCCCACTTTTTACTTGGTCCCGTGGCGACAAATTTATCAATCTTGGCCCAGCGATAAAAGATGAACTAACAGAGTTCGTGCGACTACGGGTGAGCCGAGGCGATCTAGGTATAACTTGGATACAAAGGGCGCCGGCCATTCCGCCATTTGAACTAGAACGCGATAGGCAGGCGCTAGCCCGTTTTCTTGGAATGCGGGGCTTTCTTCTTTGGCTGATGGCTCTTCTGGATAACCATGACGGCGACGAAGCCGACTGGAAAAAAGGAGAAGGATCTGGGTCAGTAAAAGGAGAGCCTAATGAGGCAATTCATTTTCCGGCCTTAGAGGAAATTTTGGCGGCGTGGACGAAGGATCCGAAAAAATTCGCCGAGATCGACAGGCGAGTAAAGTCTTTTTTACCCGCAATCTTGGCTCAGTCAGACCAAACCAATGTCACGTTAATTGATGAGCTGAAAAGGTTCTCAAAACTTTGGAAGATGATACAGGAAGGACTGGGATGA
- a CDS encoding exonuclease, with protein sequence MTEIYISTDVETDGPIPGPHSMLSFGSAAYTPDKKLVSTFSANLETLDGASPHPKTADWWATQPEAWAACRGELQKPESAMRAYVDWIKSLKGKPVFVAYPAGFDFLFVYWYLIRFVGESPFSHSALDMKSYAMAILKTEYRESTKRNMPKQWFDNFPHTHVALDDAIEQGALFCNMLRANHAEIGT encoded by the coding sequence ATGACCGAGATATACATAAGCACAGACGTTGAGACTGACGGGCCAATCCCAGGTCCTCATTCCATGTTGAGCTTCGGCTCAGCCGCATATACACCAGACAAGAAGCTCGTCTCAACTTTCTCCGCGAACCTTGAAACGCTGGATGGCGCATCGCCTCATCCAAAGACAGCCGACTGGTGGGCCACGCAGCCAGAAGCGTGGGCTGCGTGCAGAGGCGAATTACAGAAGCCCGAAAGTGCCATGCGAGCCTACGTTGATTGGATCAAGTCGCTTAAGGGAAAGCCTGTATTCGTCGCCTATCCGGCAGGCTTCGACTTCTTATTCGTGTATTGGTATCTCATTCGCTTCGTCGGCGAGAGTCCATTCAGCCATTCAGCACTGGACATGAAATCTTATGCAATGGCAATTCTGAAGACTGAGTATCGCGAGAGCACGAAGCGCAACATGCCCAAACAGTGGTTCGACAATTTTCCCCACACGCACGTTGCACTTGATGATGCGATTGAGCAAGGAGCACTGTTCTGCAACATGCTTAGGGCAAATCATGCAGAAATCGGCACCTAA
- a CDS encoding OB-fold nucleic acid binding domain-containing protein, whose translation MLERINKMRFVPSDILDTFSDAQLARGYDIVTVRQRPETAKGGIFLTLEDEFGTINIIVWPTLVEKQRAELMNASLLGVYGISQSKSGVRNLIAKRLVDCSHLLGQLDTKSRNFH comes from the coding sequence TTGCTCGAGCGCATCAACAAGATGCGCTTTGTGCCGTCGGACATCCTGGACACCTTCAGCGATGCCCAGCTGGCCAGGGGCTACGACATCGTCACGGTAAGGCAGCGGCCGGAAACGGCCAAGGGGGGGATCTTCCTCACCCTGGAAGATGAATTTGGCACCATCAACATCATTGTCTGGCCCACGCTGGTGGAAAAGCAGCGGGCCGAACTGATGAATGCCTCACTCTTGGGGGTGTACGGCATCTCGCAATCGAAGAGTGGCGTGCGCAACCTGATTGCCAAGCGGCTGGTCGATTGCTCACATCTGCTTGGACAGCTGGATACGAAGAGCCGGAATTTTCACTAA
- a CDS encoding zinc ribbon domain-containing protein produces the protein MRQKWGLHRAILDQGWGEFRQQLAYKMEWNGSTLLAAPPYHTSQICPDKGIGGTGTARTSPIQQQATPNPTKKTNFKRLASL, from the coding sequence GTGCGCCAAAAGTGGGGGTTGCACCGCGCCATTCTCGACCAGGGATGGGGCGAGTTCAGGCAGCAACTCGCCTACAAGATGGAATGGAACGGCAGCACGTTGCTGGCCGCGCCACCGTACCACACCAGCCAGATTTGCCCGGACAAGGGGATAGGAGGGACGGGAACGGCGCGTACGTCACCGATTCAACAACAAGCTACACCCAATCCTACAAAAAAAACCAATTTCAAGCGACTTGCAAGCCTTTAG
- a CDS encoding DUF4238 domain-containing protein codes for MFPHNGSINHHYIPQFYLKGFCRDDGTFDVYDKRIGKFKKSPQTPAIVFFEPKRNNIKYRGQTTDIIEQQFSRIEASLSELFKLIRNGASMKTLLNPDGVRLLKFHMALQFWRLPRLDQFANEFLKSRTIEQVAHMCTITVPPLSPSEMYKLLQSDEGYRKFAKAFLLPMTTFDLNRPIPDHMEWKILEAAPESGWSNHLCTDAPFIFSQPNDILTFSAPFIFPLTNSKLLIGGYRSRDFSSLEPIISTKISILAFLQANRYIVGSNKAYLTEVIGLAANYKDLPGILRLQGEVLSVLAE; via the coding sequence ATGTTTCCACACAATGGCTCAATTAATCATCACTACATTCCGCAGTTTTACCTAAAGGGCTTTTGTCGTGATGACGGTACGTTCGACGTTTACGACAAGAGAATTGGAAAATTCAAGAAGTCGCCACAGACCCCAGCGATTGTTTTCTTTGAACCTAAGCGAAACAATATCAAGTATCGTGGACAAACAACGGACATTATCGAACAACAATTTTCACGCATAGAGGCTTCCCTATCAGAGTTATTTAAGTTGATTCGGAACGGGGCGTCAATGAAAACTCTGCTAAATCCAGATGGCGTTCGCTTACTGAAGTTTCACATGGCTCTCCAGTTTTGGCGGCTGCCTCGGCTAGATCAATTTGCGAATGAATTCCTGAAATCGCGCACGATCGAGCAGGTCGCGCACATGTGTACGATTACTGTTCCACCATTATCTCCCAGTGAGATGTACAAGCTTCTACAAAGTGACGAGGGGTACCGAAAATTTGCAAAGGCATTTTTGCTTCCAATGACTACATTTGATTTAAATCGACCGATTCCAGACCATATGGAGTGGAAAATCCTTGAGGCAGCGCCTGAAAGTGGATGGTCAAATCATCTTTGCACGGATGCTCCTTTTATTTTTTCTCAGCCAAATGACATCCTGACATTTTCAGCCCCATTTATCTTCCCGTTAACGAACTCGAAACTGCTTATCGGAGGGTATCGCTCGCGAGATTTCAGTTCCCTTGAGCCCATCATTTCGACGAAAATTTCGATACTCGCCTTCTTGCAGGCTAATCGATACATAGTTGGGTCGAATAAGGCATATTTGACCGAAGTAATCGGTTTAGCCGCGAACTATAAAGACTTGCCCGGGATTCTGCGCCTTCAAGGGGAAGTCCTAAGCGTGCTCGCAGAATGA
- a CDS encoding pentapeptide repeat-containing protein, with the protein MTDDNLSAIPADYSLGNRQNITDHYVAKNIADEAVTFKFKNFTRLNASKITFKNVSFEHSVFDGCYFKNCVFDSCDFTGCRFIGSNLHQSSFPGCKFDYATFERCQIDSDILTAWNPSRQNLKMRFARSLRMNFQQVGDAKAVNEAITQELDATSRHLLESWQSEDEFYRKKYPGFLRVRQFLAWVEFWVLHFVWGNGESISKLLRTIIIVMMIIAAYDANASSGSATILEYWESLKAAPAIFLGTLSRPSHTIAAASAITAAKLIALSLLTALLVKRFGRR; encoded by the coding sequence ATGACTGACGATAACTTGTCTGCGATACCGGCCGATTATTCTCTTGGGAATAGACAGAACATTACTGACCACTACGTCGCCAAAAACATTGCGGACGAGGCCGTTACATTCAAATTTAAGAACTTCACCCGCCTCAACGCGAGCAAAATTACATTCAAGAACGTGTCGTTCGAACATAGCGTATTTGACGGCTGCTATTTTAAAAACTGCGTTTTTGACTCCTGCGATTTCACGGGGTGCCGATTTATCGGATCTAACCTGCATCAGTCGAGTTTTCCCGGTTGCAAATTTGACTATGCGACCTTCGAGCGTTGTCAAATTGACTCTGATATTCTGACTGCTTGGAACCCCAGCCGGCAGAACCTCAAGATGCGTTTTGCGCGCTCATTGCGTATGAACTTCCAACAAGTTGGCGATGCAAAAGCGGTGAATGAGGCAATCACACAAGAACTTGATGCTACCTCACGTCATCTACTTGAGTCCTGGCAATCTGAGGATGAGTTTTACCGTAAGAAGTACCCTGGCTTTCTGCGCGTCCGCCAGTTTTTGGCCTGGGTTGAGTTCTGGGTGCTTCATTTTGTTTGGGGGAATGGTGAGAGTATTTCCAAGCTGCTGCGGACGATCATTATTGTGATGATGATCATTGCTGCCTACGATGCAAATGCTTCCAGCGGCTCGGCCACGATCCTGGAGTACTGGGAGAGTCTAAAGGCCGCTCCGGCAATATTCCTCGGGACACTTTCTCGTCCATCCCACACGATCGCAGCCGCGTCGGCGATCACTGCTGCAAAGCTTATTGCGTTATCGTTGCTCACCGCGCTCCTAGTCAAGCGCTTTGGCCGCCGATGA
- a CDS encoding DUF6361 family protein, producing the protein MKKNQTVDPSFGWSYLSRDALARAKSQMEEESVGVRDEIGFLTLHQRYADYFFPGTSVLHSRARYAVMVPWLFEDLSKLNGDAARKALIERERQLAGRLKGEGIIGKRVYPKPASQAPSTIYWNALSVWGILKHGANNRKISRRQAHKMLNSATGAKDDDGLPLLLAEHPFIRLPKRPATWFEGELTPRLTKKEAAFLRDRLSILPRLDGSNDLSLLALLVKTQSPAPASMWGEEVFTLDPNNSAVLRRAEQAAYLAGIGRAIYDGLVELLSSNDQSPLLSSRHTNHIPEIVSKYGSAAVQLDIGELEQDVGVLPKQLKTVLLETQKWIVAGKHAPEKLLSFYRIAEARKGIRARLSDSNEGRLRRREWALDEHATATPLHYRWTQVSTLLNDLADAQ; encoded by the coding sequence ATGAAAAAGAATCAGACAGTAGATCCATCATTTGGTTGGTCCTACTTATCCCGAGATGCCCTCGCTAGGGCAAAATCTCAGATGGAAGAAGAGTCAGTTGGTGTGCGAGACGAAATAGGGTTTCTAACCCTACACCAGCGATATGCTGACTACTTTTTCCCTGGCACATCGGTTTTACATAGCCGGGCACGCTATGCAGTAATGGTGCCATGGTTGTTTGAAGATCTGTCAAAGCTTAACGGCGATGCAGCAAGGAAAGCACTTATTGAGAGGGAGCGGCAACTCGCGGGAAGGCTTAAGGGCGAAGGTATCATAGGAAAGCGAGTTTACCCAAAACCAGCTAGCCAGGCCCCGTCGACAATATATTGGAATGCACTTTCCGTCTGGGGAATCTTAAAACACGGCGCGAACAACCGAAAGATTTCACGAAGGCAGGCTCACAAAATGCTTAACTCGGCTACTGGAGCGAAGGACGACGATGGGCTGCCGTTGCTTTTGGCAGAGCACCCGTTTATACGCCTTCCCAAACGGCCAGCAACTTGGTTTGAAGGTGAGCTGACTCCACGACTAACGAAAAAAGAAGCAGCTTTTCTACGAGACAGGCTTTCAATTTTGCCGCGTCTAGATGGCAGTAACGACTTGTCGCTACTGGCTCTCTTGGTGAAGACACAGTCCCCTGCCCCCGCGAGCATGTGGGGCGAAGAGGTTTTTACGCTTGATCCAAATAATAGCGCCGTACTGAGGCGAGCAGAACAAGCAGCTTATCTTGCCGGCATCGGTCGAGCCATATACGACGGTTTAGTAGAGCTGCTGAGTTCTAACGATCAATCCCCCCTGCTATCGTCAAGGCACACCAATCATATTCCTGAGATCGTGAGCAAATATGGTAGCGCGGCTGTACAACTCGACATTGGCGAGCTGGAGCAAGACGTTGGGGTGCTTCCTAAGCAGCTAAAGACTGTTTTACTTGAGACGCAAAAGTGGATCGTGGCAGGCAAACACGCTCCCGAGAAGCTGCTCTCGTTTTACCGAATTGCAGAAGCCAGGAAGGGAATTCGCGCACGTTTGTCTGATAGCAATGAAGGTCGATTGCGCCGACGAGAATGGGCACTAGACGAACATGCGACTGCGACACCGCTGCACTATCGATGGACGCAAGTGTCCACATTGCTGAATGACCTGGCGGACGCACAATGA
- a CDS encoding LysR family transcriptional regulator — translation MDSKKRLDLNLLVTLETLLVEQNVTRAAERLYLSQPAVSAQLSRLRELFDDPLLIPVQRGMLPTAKALELLDPLRHALDQVRATLTGHRHFDPIKARLTVTIACTDYLQKTVIQPLVVALRKRGPGVRFALRHLDPLQLEVQMASGEVDLALMTPEHAPVSLRSRHLFDEHYVLIGRHRHPGLRRGLSVEQFARLDHVIVSLRGGDFTTPVDDGLAALGYKRNVVLSAASFLLVPEIVAHSDFVALVPERLVRNCGEVLKVVGCPFPVQGFAVSMLWHERNHDHSGQRWVREAVIDLMGKL, via the coding sequence ATGGATAGCAAAAAGCGTTTGGACCTCAATCTCCTGGTCACACTGGAAACCCTTTTGGTTGAACAAAACGTGACCCGCGCGGCTGAGCGCCTGTACCTTAGCCAGCCAGCAGTTAGCGCACAATTGAGCCGCCTGCGCGAACTGTTCGATGACCCTTTACTGATACCAGTGCAACGTGGCATGCTGCCAACTGCCAAGGCTCTCGAACTGCTTGATCCGCTTCGCCACGCGTTAGATCAGGTGCGCGCCACATTGACTGGACACCGCCACTTCGATCCGATAAAGGCCCGACTTACCGTTACCATCGCTTGTACAGACTACCTGCAGAAGACGGTGATCCAGCCATTGGTAGTTGCGCTGCGAAAGCGTGGGCCCGGTGTGCGATTTGCTTTGCGCCATCTTGATCCGTTACAGTTGGAAGTGCAGATGGCTAGCGGCGAAGTGGACCTGGCGCTGATGACACCCGAGCATGCTCCGGTCAGTTTACGCAGCCGGCATCTGTTTGACGAGCACTATGTGCTCATCGGCAGACATAGGCATCCCGGACTGCGACGAGGACTTTCTGTTGAACAGTTCGCACGACTGGACCACGTTATCGTCTCGCTGCGTGGGGGCGACTTCACGACGCCTGTGGACGACGGACTCGCAGCGCTAGGCTATAAGCGTAATGTTGTGCTTTCAGCGGCGTCGTTCCTGCTCGTACCTGAAATCGTCGCGCACTCTGACTTTGTCGCCCTGGTACCGGAACGACTGGTGCGTAATTGCGGCGAAGTGCTCAAGGTGGTCGGATGTCCTTTCCCTGTGCAGGGCTTCGCCGTAAGCATGCTGTGGCATGAGCGCAACCATGACCACAGCGGACAACGCTGGGTACGCGAAGCTGTCATTGATCTGATGGGCAAACTGTAA
- a CDS encoding DEAD/DEAH box helicase family protein yields MSTPKPFQAAAVDAALKAFEKKRKRNFLVADEVGLGKTVVAKEVAKLMAQKSTGQFTIYYIANGQAVSNQNKERVVGFLDDVERSCAVKTPDRLSLIAVAKQSKAKIIIYALTPSTSFPGANARLTGGRKEERAFLQVLLHKAYPKIAKTLPPELLILTAKKESWASLLASSNTTLKSSPPNLLARFREAIEVEFGPEGASRLQTLSTGKPREFIGKLRRALALATLQNQPPDLVILDEFQKYSGLLAARKTDPLVEVLFGKNSTENPPAVLLLSATPYRMHTTQWGDGRAALAHTELLDLIEFLGGSAKKERAQVLFEKFGSKLKEIATHRSVTPAVLQSVADAEQLRDKLRSLLIPMMSRTERDSIELGNTQAKTQPLTATSTKEDFGVYKYLANSFQEKVKHEALPYWSSIPLPSQALGPQYSAWKNRIIHPPAKLQRMTEEVRNSLRPPREWADAKFRALSKIVPSERLAIPWVAPSLPWWPLSSEWQQNNGAPKLLMFSRFRVTPPSVAALLSFGVEAKFLSKKAGYKKAYKQRHFKLSGSPGPVMMAFHPSRWLIENTDPLTAGGKSLKAIREALRRQVLSSLPHDVEHIEIGRLARRRRSIAHTIGSLERKCKLGHISATAWSSCIGDDQAAKSAINKWDKFGPMTSISEAELIDLVEYALSAPGVALGRALWRHDPTILHANRYADLVKLCWQGFRNYIDNPIFLSSLPGENAVAKVMTAVIEGGFESMLDEHFWLRTQSLDSGPAGLANDLLKALNFRAGSFSFYGLDKGKSAKVPIRCHAAVAFGGTESESAEIIDKNGAPQKAATRPEEIRQSFNSPFWPHVLTTTSVGQEGLDFHPWCSRILHWDLTSNPLDLEQREGRVQRYAGLAVRRKLAENLKSKVFLKANRSQSSPWRRIKELAEPHSDRSGMSPWWVLEGAEIVRHIFERPFGRDAEKFAKIKEQRMIYRLALGQPNQEDFLEVLSQGGKDTRELLRPLILDLSAMGLRKR; encoded by the coding sequence TTGAGCACACCTAAACCGTTTCAAGCAGCCGCTGTGGATGCAGCATTGAAGGCTTTCGAAAAGAAACGCAAGCGAAACTTCCTAGTCGCCGATGAGGTCGGATTGGGAAAAACAGTGGTTGCCAAGGAAGTAGCCAAACTTATGGCTCAAAAGAGCACCGGGCAGTTTACGATCTACTACATAGCAAACGGCCAGGCTGTCTCAAATCAGAACAAGGAGAGAGTGGTTGGATTCTTAGATGACGTAGAGCGTAGCTGTGCGGTAAAGACTCCTGACAGACTTTCGCTGATTGCTGTCGCAAAACAGTCAAAGGCGAAAATCATCATATACGCATTGACGCCATCGACGTCGTTCCCCGGCGCAAACGCGCGCCTCACTGGAGGACGCAAAGAGGAACGCGCATTTTTACAAGTACTTCTCCATAAGGCGTATCCAAAAATCGCCAAAACGCTGCCACCCGAGTTACTTATACTGACCGCTAAAAAGGAAAGCTGGGCAAGTCTTCTCGCCTCAAGTAACACAACGCTAAAGAGCTCTCCACCAAATCTGTTGGCACGCTTCAGAGAGGCCATAGAAGTCGAATTCGGACCAGAAGGAGCCAGTCGCCTTCAGACGTTATCTACGGGAAAGCCAAGAGAATTTATTGGCAAACTTCGTCGTGCTTTAGCTTTGGCCACGCTGCAAAATCAGCCTCCTGACCTGGTCATATTGGATGAGTTTCAGAAATATAGCGGTCTACTAGCAGCTCGAAAAACTGATCCATTAGTCGAAGTTCTGTTCGGGAAAAACAGTACCGAAAACCCACCGGCAGTTCTTCTTCTCAGCGCGACACCTTATAGAATGCACACTACGCAATGGGGCGACGGCCGTGCCGCATTGGCGCACACTGAACTGCTAGACCTAATTGAGTTCCTTGGCGGCTCCGCCAAGAAGGAGCGCGCGCAGGTGCTATTTGAAAAATTTGGATCAAAATTGAAAGAAATTGCGACGCACAGAAGTGTGACACCAGCTGTGCTTCAGAGCGTTGCCGATGCTGAACAATTACGAGACAAGTTGCGAAGCCTCCTCATCCCAATGATGTCGCGTACGGAGCGTGACAGTATCGAGCTTGGGAATACACAAGCTAAAACCCAACCTCTGACGGCAACCTCGACAAAGGAGGACTTCGGCGTATACAAATATTTAGCGAATAGTTTCCAAGAAAAAGTTAAGCACGAAGCGCTTCCTTACTGGTCATCGATTCCCCTACCTTCGCAGGCGCTAGGACCGCAATACAGCGCCTGGAAAAATCGAATTATCCACCCGCCAGCGAAGCTACAAAGGATGACAGAAGAGGTGCGAAACTCTCTAAGGCCTCCACGCGAATGGGCCGATGCAAAGTTCCGTGCGCTCAGCAAAATAGTCCCGTCCGAGAGACTTGCAATCCCTTGGGTTGCACCTTCCCTGCCTTGGTGGCCGCTTTCGAGTGAATGGCAGCAAAATAATGGAGCTCCAAAGCTACTAATGTTTAGCCGATTCAGGGTAACTCCACCAAGCGTTGCCGCTCTGCTCAGCTTTGGTGTAGAGGCAAAATTCCTATCGAAGAAAGCGGGCTATAAAAAGGCTTACAAGCAACGACATTTCAAATTATCGGGCTCACCAGGCCCTGTGATGATGGCATTCCACCCTTCTCGTTGGTTAATAGAAAATACTGACCCTTTGACGGCGGGAGGTAAGTCATTGAAGGCCATCCGGGAAGCATTACGACGTCAAGTATTGTCTTCACTCCCCCACGATGTCGAGCATATCGAAATCGGGAGGCTGGCTCGGCGCCGACGTTCCATTGCGCATACCATCGGTTCATTAGAGCGCAAGTGTAAACTCGGACATATTTCGGCGACGGCGTGGTCGAGCTGTATAGGCGATGATCAAGCCGCAAAGAGCGCGATCAATAAATGGGACAAGTTCGGGCCGATGACCTCAATTTCCGAGGCTGAACTTATCGATCTCGTTGAGTATGCCCTCTCTGCTCCAGGGGTTGCGTTGGGACGAGCACTATGGCGACATGACCCGACAATTTTGCACGCCAACCGCTATGCTGACCTCGTCAAGCTGTGCTGGCAGGGGTTCCGAAACTACATAGATAACCCTATATTTTTATCGTCTTTACCTGGTGAAAATGCAGTCGCCAAAGTCATGACTGCCGTCATAGAGGGCGGCTTCGAAAGTATGCTCGACGAACATTTTTGGTTGCGTACACAAAGTTTGGACTCTGGCCCAGCTGGCTTGGCTAACGACTTGCTCAAAGCACTAAACTTTCGCGCGGGTAGCTTTAGTTTTTACGGGCTGGACAAGGGAAAATCAGCCAAGGTACCAATCAGATGTCATGCCGCCGTGGCGTTCGGGGGGACAGAATCGGAGTCCGCTGAAATTATTGATAAAAACGGAGCCCCCCAAAAAGCCGCTACTCGACCGGAGGAGATCCGCCAGAGCTTCAATAGTCCGTTTTGGCCGCACGTGTTAACAACCACATCTGTCGGCCAAGAAGGATTAGATTTCCACCCTTGGTGCTCGCGCATTCTGCATTGGGATCTCACGTCCAATCCATTAGATTTGGAGCAGAGAGAAGGACGAGTGCAGCGTTACGCCGGATTAGCCGTGCGTAGGAAGCTGGCAGAGAACTTGAAGAGCAAAGTATTTTTGAAGGCGAATAGGTCCCAGTCCTCACCTTGGAGGCGCATCAAAGAACTTGCAGAACCACATTCTGACCGCAGTGGCATGTCTCCCTGGTGGGTATTGGAGGGTGCCGAGATTGTCAGGCACATATTCGAACGTCCGTTTGGGCGGGACGCCGAGAAATTCGCGAAGATCAAGGAGCAACGCATGATTTATCGGTTAGCCTTAGGCCAACCAAACCAAGAGGATTTTCTGGAGGTGCTTTCGCAAGGAGGGAAAGACACGCGCGAACTGTTACGCCCTCTTATCTTGGATCTTTCAGCAATGGGGCTAAGGAAGCGTTAG